The Methylomagnum ishizawai genome has a window encoding:
- the rimI gene encoding ribosomal protein S18-alanine N-acetyltransferase: MSELLDALKRWISYDAETEFYCKHFPSLAESAEMVLRPMRKSDLKTVCAIEQSAYEFPWEPATFKDCFNVGYCCWVGEKGGQVLAYGICSVGAGESHVLNLCVSPQSQGRGFGALMLGKLIEVAQSHRAESMFLEVRPSNQAAIRLYQRMGFNEIGTRRDYYPARKGREDALVMARIL; the protein is encoded by the coding sequence ATGTCCGAGCTACTCGATGCCCTCAAGCGCTGGATCAGCTACGACGCCGAAACCGAGTTCTATTGCAAACATTTCCCCAGCCTCGCGGAGTCCGCCGAAATGGTGCTGCGGCCCATGCGTAAATCCGATTTGAAAACCGTCTGCGCCATCGAGCAATCCGCCTACGAATTCCCCTGGGAACCCGCCACCTTCAAGGATTGCTTCAACGTGGGCTATTGCTGCTGGGTCGGGGAAAAGGGCGGGCAGGTCTTGGCCTATGGCATTTGTTCGGTGGGGGCGGGGGAATCGCATGTGCTGAACCTTTGCGTCTCCCCCCAGAGCCAGGGCCGGGGTTTCGGGGCGCTGATGCTGGGCAAGCTGATCGAGGTGGCGCAGAGCCACCGCGCCGAGAGCATGTTCCTGGAAGTCCGTCCCTCCAACCAGGCCGCCATCAGGCTCTACCAGAGGATGGGCTTCAACGAGATCGGCACCCGCCGCGATTACTACCCCGCCCGTAAGGGCCGCGAAGACGCCTTGGTGATGGCGCGTATCCTCTAG
- a CDS encoding RNA recognition motif domain-containing protein, with translation MSKKLYVGNLSYSVNNSELEQMFAPHGTVESAHVITDRDTGRSKGFGFVEMGSDQQAQAAIAALHGKEVGGRSLTVNEARPREDRGEGGGGGGFGGKRGGGFGGGRRF, from the coding sequence GTGAGTAAGAAATTGTACGTCGGCAACTTGAGCTATTCCGTCAACAATAGCGAGCTGGAGCAAATGTTCGCCCCGCACGGCACGGTGGAATCCGCGCACGTCATCACCGACCGCGATACCGGCCGCTCCAAGGGTTTCGGCTTCGTGGAAATGGGTTCCGACCAGCAGGCCCAGGCGGCCATCGCCGCCCTGCACGGCAAGGAAGTCGGCGGCCGCAGCCTGACCGTCAACGAAGCCCGGCCCCGCGAGGACCGCGGTGAAGGCGGCGGCGGCGGTGGCTTCGGCGGCAAGCGGGGTGGCGGATTCGGTGGCGGTCGCCGCTTCTAA
- a CDS encoding DEAD/DEAH box helicase: MAFSSLGLDKALLRAIAEQGYTAPTPIQAQAIPAILAGRDLLAAAQTGTGKTAAFTLPLLQKLLDAGRTGERSAQGRAPRALILAPTRELAAQVGDSIRAYGKHTALRSATVFGGVGMQPQIDALKRGLDILVATPGRLLDLVEQGQAKLGEVDFLVLDEADRMLDMGFIHDIKRILSLLPKVRQNLLFSATFSAEVRALAGGLLRHPLGIEVAPPNTAAASVNQRVYHVERECKQALLAHLLHSHAWGQTLVFTRTKHGANRLAQQLERDGFQVAVIHGNKSQSIRTKALEDFKQDRVQVLVATDIAARGLDIRELPHVVNYELPNIPADYVHRIGRTGRAGAVGEAVSLVSEDEKELLRDIERLLGRRLPAQVAMAEKSPGHPSGEAPPPYRSRPRGPHPERRSAGRRGTHGPRRRAL, encoded by the coding sequence ATGGCATTTTCTTCTCTCGGCCTCGATAAAGCCCTGCTGCGGGCCATCGCGGAACAGGGTTACACGGCACCCACGCCCATCCAGGCACAAGCCATTCCCGCCATACTCGCGGGCCGCGACCTGCTCGCCGCCGCCCAGACCGGCACCGGTAAAACCGCCGCCTTCACCCTGCCCCTCCTGCAAAAACTGCTCGACGCGGGCCGCACCGGCGAACGCTCGGCCCAGGGCCGCGCCCCCCGCGCCCTGATCCTGGCCCCCACCCGCGAACTCGCCGCCCAGGTCGGCGACAGCATCCGCGCCTATGGCAAACATACGGCGCTCCGCTCCGCCACCGTCTTCGGCGGCGTGGGGATGCAGCCCCAGATCGACGCCCTCAAACGCGGCCTCGATATCCTGGTCGCCACCCCCGGACGCCTGCTCGACCTGGTCGAGCAAGGCCAGGCCAAGCTGGGCGAAGTCGACTTCCTGGTGCTGGACGAAGCCGACCGCATGTTGGACATGGGCTTCATCCACGATATTAAACGCATCCTCTCGCTGCTGCCCAAGGTCAGGCAGAACCTCTTGTTCTCGGCCACCTTCTCGGCGGAGGTCCGGGCCTTGGCCGGCGGCCTGCTGCGCCATCCGCTCGGCATCGAGGTCGCCCCGCCCAACACCGCCGCCGCCAGCGTCAACCAGCGCGTCTACCATGTCGAGCGGGAATGCAAGCAAGCCTTGCTCGCCCACCTCCTGCACTCCCACGCTTGGGGCCAGACCCTGGTGTTCACCCGCACCAAGCACGGAGCCAACCGCCTGGCCCAGCAATTGGAGCGGGACGGCTTCCAGGTCGCGGTGATCCATGGCAACAAGAGCCAGTCGATCCGCACCAAAGCCCTGGAGGATTTCAAGCAGGACCGGGTGCAGGTGCTGGTCGCCACCGATATCGCCGCCCGGGGCCTCGATATCCGCGAGCTACCCCATGTGGTGAACTACGAACTGCCGAACATCCCGGCGGACTACGTCCACCGCATCGGCCGCACGGGCCGGGCCGGGGCCGTCGGCGAAGCGGTGTCCCTGGTGTCCGAGGACGAGAAAGAACTGCTCAGGGATATCGAGCGGCTGCTGGGACGCAGGCTCCCGGCGCAAGTGGCGATGGCGGAAAAAAGCCCCGGCCACCCGTCAGGCGAAGCGCCGCCGCCCTACCGGAGCCGCCCGCGCGGCCCCCATCCCGAACGGCGCTCCGCGGGACGCCGCGGGACGCATGGGCCGCGCCGCCGCGCCCTTTGA
- a CDS encoding M15 family metallopeptidase, protein MVHSTRFLRLMLSLLLAVAAGCRSTPPKEPGPFRDPDFAEVIQLDPRIHTDIRYATANNFTGHPLYPEPKAFLQRPAAEALVRVNRNLLALGYGLLIYDAYRPWSVTQALWDAASPHERTIGFVADPKTGSKHNRGCAVDVGLYELRTGKEVAMPSGYDEFSERAHPDYTGGPPETRRMRDLLRRAMETQGFSVDPNEWWHFNHKDWRAYRVLDTSFAELAR, encoded by the coding sequence ATGGTCCATTCAACCCGGTTTTTGCGCTTGATGCTGAGCCTATTATTGGCGGTGGCGGCGGGCTGCCGCTCCACCCCGCCCAAAGAACCCGGCCCGTTCCGCGACCCCGATTTCGCCGAGGTCATCCAACTCGACCCGCGCATCCACACCGATATCCGCTACGCCACGGCCAACAACTTCACCGGCCATCCGCTCTACCCCGAGCCCAAAGCCTTCCTGCAACGGCCCGCCGCCGAAGCCCTGGTCCGCGTCAACCGGAACCTGCTGGCATTGGGCTACGGCCTGTTGATCTACGACGCCTACCGGCCCTGGTCCGTGACCCAGGCGCTGTGGGATGCCGCCAGCCCGCACGAGCGGACCATCGGCTTCGTGGCCGATCCCAAAACCGGCTCCAAACACAACCGGGGCTGCGCAGTCGATGTCGGGCTGTACGAGTTGCGGACGGGGAAGGAAGTGGCGATGCCCAGCGGCTACGACGAATTCTCGGAACGGGCGCATCCCGACTACACAGGCGGCCCGCCCGAGACCCGGCGGATGCGGGATTTATTGCGGCGGGCGATGGAAACCCAGGGCTTCAGCGTGGACCCCAACGAATGGTGGCATTTCAACCACAAGGACTGGCGGGCCTATCGGGTGCTGGATACGAGCTTCGCCGAGCTGGCGCGGTAG
- a CDS encoding ATP-binding protein, translating to MADTSNTLIGHLLEVRAGRFQGQLLSEAEGFQATLEVDGKPEVVGQVGAYISVRQHQSRILGLINHIQADRTALNGASCRSAAGSLLSITPLGEIDPKGGFRRGVGRFPTPGAELHMVSAAEINAIFTHNKRFGFTPAYLRSHPTVGVHLDPTAMFSRHFAILGQSGSGKSWSVASLIQHMVKAMPKAHIILLDLHGEYYWTDKQDMQVSAAFKPDQTRHLDARRLEIPYWLMTFAELCDLFIDRNDPGASVQTAFFRETILALKQQSAKTLGMETVSLDSPIHFPIQEVYRSFKEANEMRTDFGKTKGPLFGQFDEFLIKLHSRLSDVRYDFLLNPKRRNRSETMVGLLRDFVGLGNPKRQITVIDLSPVPFDVRPTVSAQIGRLAFEFNYWNPKNREFPILLVCEEAHSYIPREHGTQYEGTRKSMERIAKEGRKYGVGLAVVTQRPKDLSETVLSQCGTYVCLRITNPDDQAYVRKLVPEGEADLVDILTSLGRGEAMILGEAIPLPTRSQIFKPDPTPNSNDADFYTYWREGPDDLDMDGIVERWRRQGK from the coding sequence ATGGCGGACACCTCCAACACCCTCATCGGCCATCTCCTCGAAGTACGGGCGGGCCGCTTCCAAGGCCAGCTCCTGTCCGAGGCGGAAGGCTTCCAAGCCACGCTCGAAGTCGATGGCAAACCCGAAGTGGTCGGCCAGGTCGGCGCCTATATCTCGGTACGCCAGCACCAAAGCCGGATCCTCGGCCTTATCAACCACATCCAGGCCGACCGCACCGCCCTGAACGGCGCGTCCTGCCGTTCCGCCGCCGGCAGCCTCCTCTCCATCACCCCGCTGGGCGAGATCGATCCCAAGGGCGGTTTCCGCCGCGGGGTCGGGCGCTTCCCGACGCCGGGCGCGGAATTGCACATGGTCTCCGCCGCCGAGATCAACGCCATCTTCACCCACAACAAGCGCTTCGGCTTCACCCCGGCCTATCTCCGCAGCCATCCCACGGTGGGCGTGCATCTGGACCCGACCGCGATGTTCAGCCGCCATTTCGCCATCCTCGGCCAATCCGGCTCGGGCAAATCCTGGTCGGTCGCCAGCCTGATCCAACACATGGTCAAGGCCATGCCCAAGGCCCATATCATCCTGTTGGATTTGCACGGCGAGTATTACTGGACCGACAAGCAGGACATGCAGGTCTCCGCCGCCTTCAAGCCCGACCAAACCCGCCACCTCGACGCCCGCCGCCTGGAAATCCCCTATTGGCTGATGACCTTCGCCGAACTATGCGACCTGTTCATCGACCGCAACGACCCCGGCGCCTCGGTGCAGACCGCGTTCTTCCGCGAAACCATCCTGGCCCTCAAGCAACAATCGGCCAAGACCCTGGGGATGGAAACGGTGTCGCTGGATTCGCCCATCCATTTCCCGATCCAGGAGGTCTATAGGAGTTTCAAAGAAGCCAACGAGATGCGCACCGACTTCGGCAAGACCAAGGGTCCGCTGTTCGGGCAGTTCGACGAATTCCTCATCAAGCTGCACAGCCGCCTGAGCGATGTGCGCTACGACTTCCTGCTCAATCCCAAGCGCCGCAACCGTTCGGAAACCATGGTGGGGCTGCTGCGCGATTTCGTGGGGCTGGGCAACCCCAAACGGCAAATCACCGTGATCGACCTCAGCCCGGTGCCCTTCGATGTCAGGCCCACGGTGTCGGCCCAGATCGGGCGGCTGGCGTTCGAGTTCAATTACTGGAACCCCAAGAACCGGGAGTTCCCCATCCTACTGGTGTGCGAGGAAGCCCATTCCTATATTCCCCGCGAACACGGCACCCAGTACGAAGGCACCCGCAAATCCATGGAACGCATCGCCAAGGAAGGCCGCAAATACGGCGTGGGGCTGGCGGTGGTGACCCAAAGGCCCAAGGATTTGTCGGAAACCGTGCTGTCGCAGTGCGGCACCTATGTCTGCCTCCGCATCACCAACCCGGACGACCAAGCCTATGTCCGCAAGCTGGTGCCGGAAGGCGAGGCCGATTTGGTGGATATCCTCACCTCGCTGGGCCGGGGCGAGGCCATGATCCTGGGCGAGGCCATCCCGCTGCCAACCCGCAGCCAGATTTTCAAACCCGACCCCACGCCCAACAGCAACGACGCCGATTTCTACACCTATTGGCGGGAAGGCCCGGACGACCTCGATATGGACGGCATCGTCGAACGCTGGCGGCGGCAAGGCAAATAG
- the pepN gene encoding aminopeptidase N, which translates to MREPTPRAIHLKDYTPPEYLVDTVDLFFELDEENTRVTAKLRVRRNPDAVGGGGGGELELSGEDLILESLRLNGRPWSGSRYRLTPEALFLPGVPDRAFDLEIVTRLNPKANTALEGLYLSNGMFCTQCEAQGFRKITYFPDRPDVMAVYTTTLVADRGRYPVLLSNGNPIAQGELKNGRHWVKWEDPFKKPCYLFALVAGRLACLEEDYRTASGRRVKLQIFAEPHDLDKCGHAMQSLRNAMRWDEETYGREYDLDLYMIVAVNHFNMGAMENKGLNIFNTKYVLARPDTATDTDYEHIEGVIGHEYFHNWTGNRITCRDWFQLSLKEGLTVFRDQEFSASRTSRPVKRIDSVNMLRTRQFAEDSGPLAHPVRPESYIEINNFYTMTVYEKGAEVVRMIHTLLGAEGFRRGSDLYFQRHDGQAVTCDDFVKCMEDANGVDLAQFRRWYSQAGTPELHLHAVYDAASRSLALTVRQNCPPTPGQPVKQPFHIPLAVGLLGPDGRELPLRLEGEAAPHPENTRVLHVQAQEQRFRFVDLPAKPVVSALRGFSAPVKLHVERSPQELAFLCAHDPDFFNRWDAGQELATRALLRLVPRWAVGETSKPLEPLLLEVFRALVAGEWEDRSYQALLLTLPSEEYVGTAMKAIDPEAIHAARQWVKRELAVQLEADFLRLYQACHEDRRDRFDAVTMGRRRLKNTCLAYLGELETGAAQRLAVRQFRGSHTMTDRIAALSVIVNSLNPEREACLDEFYQQWKDESLVVGKWFSIQATCHLPGTLDRVRALIAHPAFDFKMPNHVRSLIGAFSQSNPVNFHAKDGAGYAFLADHVIELNTINPQIAARLLTALTPWRRYDDERQRLMCLQLQRVAGTSNISKDVYEVAMKSLS; encoded by the coding sequence ATGCGCGAGCCAACCCCCAGAGCCATCCATCTCAAGGACTACACCCCGCCGGAATATTTGGTCGATACCGTCGATCTGTTTTTCGAACTGGATGAGGAAAACACCCGTGTCACCGCCAAACTGCGGGTGCGCCGCAATCCGGACGCCGTGGGCGGGGGCGGGGGCGGGGAGTTGGAGTTGAGCGGGGAGGATTTGATCTTGGAGTCGCTCAGGCTGAACGGTCGGCCCTGGTCGGGTTCCCGTTACCGGCTCACCCCGGAAGCCTTGTTCCTGCCCGGCGTCCCCGACCGCGCTTTCGATCTCGAAATCGTCACCCGGCTCAATCCCAAGGCCAACACCGCGCTGGAGGGGCTTTATCTCTCCAACGGCATGTTCTGCACCCAATGCGAGGCCCAAGGCTTCCGCAAGATCACTTATTTTCCCGACCGGCCCGATGTGATGGCGGTCTATACCACCACCCTGGTCGCCGACCGCGGCCGCTATCCGGTGCTGCTTTCCAACGGCAATCCCATCGCCCAGGGCGAATTGAAAAATGGCCGCCATTGGGTGAAGTGGGAAGACCCGTTCAAGAAGCCGTGTTATCTGTTCGCCCTGGTGGCGGGGCGCTTGGCCTGCCTGGAGGAGGATTACCGCACCGCGTCCGGGCGGAGGGTGAAGCTACAAATCTTCGCCGAGCCGCACGACCTCGACAAATGTGGCCACGCCATGCAGTCGCTGCGCAACGCCATGCGTTGGGACGAGGAAACCTATGGCCGCGAATACGATCTCGACCTCTACATGATCGTCGCCGTCAACCATTTCAATATGGGCGCGATGGAGAACAAGGGGCTGAATATCTTCAACACCAAATATGTGCTGGCCCGGCCCGACACCGCCACCGACACCGATTACGAGCATATCGAGGGCGTGATCGGCCATGAGTATTTCCATAACTGGACCGGCAACCGCATCACCTGCCGCGATTGGTTCCAGCTCAGCTTGAAGGAAGGGCTGACGGTGTTCCGCGACCAGGAATTTTCCGCCTCGCGCACTTCGCGCCCGGTCAAGCGCATCGATTCGGTGAACATGCTGAGGACGCGGCAATTCGCCGAGGATTCCGGTCCCCTGGCCCATCCGGTGCGGCCCGAGTCCTATATCGAGATCAATAATTTCTACACCATGACCGTGTACGAGAAAGGCGCGGAAGTGGTGCGGATGATCCACACCTTGCTGGGCGCGGAGGGTTTCCGCCGCGGCAGCGACCTGTATTTCCAGCGCCACGACGGACAGGCGGTGACCTGCGACGATTTCGTCAAATGCATGGAGGATGCCAACGGGGTCGATCTGGCCCAGTTCCGGCGCTGGTATAGCCAGGCCGGGACGCCGGAACTCCACCTCCACGCCGTCTACGACGCCGCCAGCCGCAGCCTCGCCCTCACCGTCCGCCAGAATTGCCCGCCCACGCCGGGGCAGCCGGTGAAGCAGCCGTTCCATATCCCGCTGGCCGTGGGTTTGCTGGGGCCGGATGGCCGGGAGTTGCCGCTACGGCTGGAAGGCGAGGCCGCGCCCCACCCGGAAAATACCCGCGTCCTGCATGTCCAGGCCCAGGAGCAACGGTTCCGCTTCGTCGATCTGCCGGCCAAGCCGGTGGTTTCGGCCCTGCGGGGTTTTTCCGCACCGGTCAAGTTGCATGTGGAGCGCAGCCCGCAGGAACTGGCCTTCCTGTGCGCCCACGACCCGGATTTCTTCAACCGCTGGGACGCCGGGCAGGAACTCGCCACCCGCGCCCTGCTGAGGCTGGTGCCGCGCTGGGCGGTGGGCGAGACATCCAAACCGCTGGAGCCCTTGTTGCTGGAAGTCTTCCGCGCCCTGGTCGCGGGGGAATGGGAGGATCGGTCCTATCAAGCCTTGTTGCTGACCCTGCCCTCCGAGGAATATGTCGGCACGGCCATGAAAGCCATCGATCCCGAAGCGATCCATGCCGCCCGGCAATGGGTCAAGCGGGAACTGGCGGTCCAGCTGGAGGCGGATTTCCTGCGGCTTTACCAAGCCTGCCACGAGGACCGCCGCGACCGTTTCGACGCCGTGACCATGGGCCGCCGCCGCCTCAAGAACACCTGCCTCGCCTATTTGGGGGAATTGGAAACCGGGGCCGCCCAGCGTCTGGCCGTGCGCCAATTCCGCGGATCCCATACCATGACCGACCGCATCGCCGCGCTTTCGGTCATCGTCAACAGCCTCAATCCAGAGCGCGAGGCGTGCCTGGACGAGTTCTACCAACAATGGAAGGACGAATCCCTGGTGGTCGGCAAGTGGTTTTCGATCCAGGCCACCTGCCATCTGCCCGGCACCTTGGACCGGGTGCGGGCCTTGATCGCCCATCCGGCCTTCGATTTCAAGATGCCGAATCATGTGCGTTCCCTGATCGGGGCGTTCTCGCAGTCCAATCCGGTCAACTTCCACGCCAAGGACGGGGCGGGCTACGCCTTCCTGGCCGACCATGTGATCGAACTCAACACCATCAACCCGCAGATCGCCGCCCGTTTGCTGACCGCGCTGACCCCGTGGCGGCGTTACGACGACGAGCGCCAGCGCTTGATGTGCCTGCAATTGCAACGGGTGGCGGGGACCTCGAACATCTCCAAGGATGTGTACGAAGTCGCGATGAAAAGCTTGTCCTGA
- a CDS encoding YgaP family membrane protein, translating into MAIDLCKKNIGPTEKYIRIGAGGLLTVLAGAGVVGAWGFIGLVPLATGLLGSCPVYTLMGKDTNCGAGSCGGTAQAETHAHGGACCGGPATPAEPEAAATPEAPATVAEEPATPAEAAAETEASAEAAPTAEEKPAA; encoded by the coding sequence ATGGCTATCGATCTATGCAAGAAGAACATCGGCCCGACGGAAAAATACATCCGCATCGGCGCGGGTGGACTCTTGACGGTGCTGGCCGGGGCCGGCGTCGTCGGCGCTTGGGGTTTCATCGGCTTGGTGCCGCTCGCCACCGGGCTGTTGGGTAGCTGCCCGGTCTATACCCTGATGGGCAAGGACACGAACTGTGGCGCGGGAAGCTGTGGCGGAACGGCCCAGGCCGAAACCCACGCCCACGGCGGCGCTTGCTGCGGCGGTCCGGCCACCCCGGCCGAACCCGAGGCCGCCGCCACGCCGGAAGCCCCCGCGACCGTAGCGGAAGAACCCGCCACCCCGGCGGAAGCCGCCGCCGAGACCGAGGCATCCGCCGAGGCCGCCCCGACCGCCGAAGAAAAACCCGCCGCCTAA
- a CDS encoding ammonium transporter, with product METINKSQDVLFILLGAIMVLAMHSGFAFLEVGTVRRKNQVNALVKILTDFAMSTVAYFFVGYYLAYGVEFFQGADRLALDNGYGLVKFFFLLTFAAAIPAIVSGGIAERAKFNPQIAATFILVGFVYPVFEGIAWNKNLGLQTWLEQTFGAAFHDFAGSVVVHAVGGWIGLAAVLLLGPRRGRYHRDGGIAAHPPSSIPFLALGAWILTVGWFGFNVMSAQTLGAISGLVALNSLMAMVGGTLAALLMGRNDPGFVHNGPLAGLVAVCAGSDLMHPVGALAVGAVAGVLFVSMFTLTQNRWKIDDVLGVWPLHGLCGAWGGIAAGLFGQTALGGLGSISLVSQVIGTVLGIAIALVGGFATYGLLKLAVGLRLDPEEEFAGADLTLHKISASPEKEAGW from the coding sequence ATGGAAACAATCAATAAAAGCCAAGACGTCCTGTTCATCCTGCTAGGCGCCATCATGGTGCTGGCCATGCATTCCGGCTTCGCCTTCCTCGAGGTCGGCACCGTCCGCCGCAAGAACCAAGTCAACGCCCTGGTGAAAATCCTCACCGACTTCGCCATGTCCACGGTCGCCTATTTCTTCGTCGGCTACTACCTGGCCTATGGCGTCGAATTCTTCCAGGGCGCGGACCGGCTCGCCCTCGACAACGGCTACGGACTGGTCAAATTCTTCTTCCTGCTGACCTTCGCCGCCGCGATCCCGGCCATCGTTTCCGGCGGCATCGCCGAGCGGGCCAAGTTCAACCCGCAAATCGCCGCCACCTTCATCCTGGTGGGTTTCGTCTACCCCGTGTTCGAGGGCATCGCCTGGAACAAGAACCTGGGGCTGCAAACCTGGCTGGAACAAACTTTCGGCGCGGCCTTCCACGATTTCGCCGGTTCCGTCGTGGTGCACGCGGTGGGCGGCTGGATCGGCCTCGCCGCCGTGCTGCTGCTGGGACCGCGCCGGGGCCGCTACCACCGCGACGGCGGCATCGCGGCGCATCCGCCGTCCAGCATCCCGTTCCTGGCCCTGGGCGCTTGGATACTCACGGTGGGTTGGTTCGGCTTCAACGTGATGTCGGCCCAGACGCTCGGGGCCATCAGCGGATTGGTGGCGTTGAACTCGCTGATGGCGATGGTCGGCGGCACCCTGGCCGCCCTGCTCATGGGCCGCAACGATCCCGGCTTCGTGCATAACGGGCCGCTGGCGGGCTTGGTGGCGGTGTGCGCCGGCTCCGACCTGATGCACCCGGTCGGCGCCTTGGCGGTGGGCGCGGTGGCGGGCGTCCTGTTCGTGTCCATGTTCACCCTGACCCAGAACCGCTGGAAGATCGACGACGTGCTGGGCGTCTGGCCCCTGCACGGGCTGTGCGGCGCCTGGGGCGGGATCGCCGCCGGCCTGTTCGGCCAGACCGCCCTGGGCGGCCTCGGCAGCATCAGCCTCGTTTCGCAAGTGATCGGCACCGTCCTCGGCATCGCCATCGCCCTGGTGGGTGGCTTCGCGACCTATGGCCTTTTGAAACTGGCGGTGGGACTGCGCCTGGACCCCGAGGAGGAGTTCGCGGGGGCCGACCTGACCCTCCACAAGATCAGCGCCTCGCCGGAAAAGGAGGCCGGTTGGTGA
- a CDS encoding cupredoxin domain-containing protein, protein MKTIPTLFLGSLLAAASAYAAEDKIIEHNSFMDHGDGHLMDMDGAMVMGQNKDTLAPGCDKVSEDVEITVHAGHKYAKNYPGTMFGFSEHEWKVKPCTRLTVHFINEDHVRHQWMMHGLPKFLYDKGMFHLEVTGPAKVSGTLILPAEDRTYLVHCDIAQHMEKGMKGQLIVGKGGTPFPSIPGLTDLAIPDNYGPPVAPAAPVAPAAPVADKPVPPPTAATPAPQDQPTSGGFILGVILGAFGTPFAISTYRQRFQGMSAGEVLHHLGHAGLGLVDRLLGFIAALTKGGK, encoded by the coding sequence ATGAAAACCATCCCCACCCTTTTCCTCGGCTCCCTGTTGGCGGCCGCCTCCGCGTACGCGGCGGAAGACAAGATCATCGAACATAATTCCTTCATGGACCACGGCGACGGCCATCTGATGGACATGGACGGTGCCATGGTCATGGGCCAGAACAAGGACACGCTCGCCCCCGGCTGCGACAAGGTCAGCGAGGATGTGGAAATCACCGTCCACGCCGGCCACAAATACGCCAAGAACTATCCCGGCACCATGTTCGGCTTCAGCGAGCATGAATGGAAGGTCAAGCCCTGCACCCGGCTCACCGTACATTTCATCAACGAGGACCATGTCCGCCATCAATGGATGATGCACGGCCTGCCCAAATTCCTGTACGACAAGGGCATGTTCCACCTGGAAGTGACCGGCCCGGCCAAGGTCAGCGGCACCTTGATCCTGCCCGCCGAGGACCGGACCTACCTGGTGCATTGCGATATCGCCCAGCACATGGAAAAAGGCATGAAGGGCCAGTTGATCGTAGGCAAGGGCGGCACGCCCTTCCCGAGCATCCCCGGCCTGACCGACCTGGCGATCCCAGACAACTACGGTCCCCCGGTCGCGCCCGCGGCCCCGGTCGCGCCCGCGGCCCCGGTCGCGGACAAGCCGGTGCCCCCGCCGACCGCCGCCACGCCCGCCCCCCAGGATCAACCGACCTCGGGCGGCTTCATCCTGGGCGTGATCCTGGGAGCCTTCGGCACGCCGTTCGCCATCTCCACCTATCGGCAACGCTTCCAGGGCATGTCGGCGGGCGAGGTCCTGCACCACCTCGGCCATGCGGGGTTGGGCCTGGTCGACCGGTTGCTGGGCTTCATCGCCGCGCTCACCAAGGGCGGCAAATAG